A stretch of the Micropterus dolomieu isolate WLL.071019.BEF.003 ecotype Adirondacks unplaced genomic scaffold, ASM2129224v1 contig_9325, whole genome shotgun sequence genome encodes the following:
- the LOC123965338 gene encoding alpha-2-macroglobulin-like has protein sequence MGYPGIRTWTWTLFIWLNWMCVGQALAKTQYLVAIPAVLEAGAETKLCASLLQPNETLDMTVTLMSQEQNTMLLKETSSKTFHTCTQFKVPLVQNQVVKKLEVEVRGDNFYSKKVTKVMIKSKSMNQ, from the exons ATGGGTTATCCTGGGATTCGCACGTGGACATGGACACTGTTTATCTGGCTGAATTGGATGTGTGTGGGTCAAGCGTTAGCAAAAAC GCAGTACTTGGTGGCCATTCCTGCAGTTCTTGAAGCTGGAGCTGAGACCAAACTCTGTGCGAGTCTCCTGCAGCCAAACGAGACTCTGGACATGACCGTCACTTTGATGTCCCAAGAGCAGAATACAATGCTTCTGAAGGAGACATCCAGTAAAACGTTTCATACCTGCACTCAATTTAAG GTTCCTTTAGTGCAGAATCAAGTGGTGAAGAAGCTGGAGGTAGAGGTGCGTGGTGACAATTTCTACTCAAAAAAGGTGACGAAAGTCATGATCAAGTCAAAGTCTATGAACCAATGA